One window of the Methanomassiliicoccaceae archaeon DOK genome contains the following:
- a CDS encoding flavodoxin family protein, translating to MCAKVLILSGSPRKGGNTETLCSKFAEGAKDAGHDVETVRVCEKDIHFCTGCDSCVKSGRCVYKDDMEEIREKMLDADVLVFSSPVYFYTISAQIKALIDRMVPFYTKLNNKQVYIIVAAADPDESMLELAVDSFRGLTRDCMEGAVEKGVIKATGVWERGAVDATDFPRQAYLIGKSV from the coding sequence ATGTGTGCTAAGGTACTCATTCTGTCAGGATCGCCCAGGAAGGGCGGGAACACCGAGACTCTGTGCTCCAAGTTCGCAGAAGGCGCAAAGGACGCCGGCCACGACGTGGAGACGGTCCGCGTCTGCGAGAAGGACATCCACTTCTGCACAGGTTGCGACTCCTGTGTGAAGAGCGGCAGGTGCGTCTACAAGGACGACATGGAGGAGATAAGGGAGAAGATGCTGGACGCCGACGTCCTGGTGTTCTCTTCACCGGTGTACTTCTACACGATATCCGCGCAGATCAAGGCCCTCATAGACAGGATGGTCCCGTTCTACACCAAGCTCAACAACAAGCAGGTCTACATAATCGTGGCCGCGGCCGATCCCGACGAGTCGATGCTGGAACTCGCAGTGGACAGCTTCAGGGGCCTCACAAGGGACTGCATGGAGGGCGCCGTAGAGAAGGGGGTCATCAAGGCCACGGGCGTCTGGGAGAGGGGCGCGGTCGACGCCACCGACTTCCCGAGGCAGGCCTACCTGATAGGCAAGTCCGTCTGA
- a CDS encoding Holliday junction resolvase, with protein sequence MTAPGDTYERELKALLAGDKRAVERMVKTCNAMETAAYNTMLLEPFLVIRAAGSLGVDLVALRWDFSFPIEVKSSSDPVMHFSKSQRLVEQADTMLGECKRCHLVPIYAYRLKGFRGDPWRVFTIPTDHQYKGRHSVLYRRLPKLDVSSSGNYIMRWEDGMKLSDFLLYTGMSDYSSTD encoded by the coding sequence ATGACAGCACCGGGCGACACCTATGAACGCGAGCTGAAGGCTCTTCTGGCCGGCGACAAGAGGGCCGTGGAGAGGATGGTCAAGACGTGCAACGCCATGGAGACCGCCGCCTACAACACTATGCTTCTCGAGCCTTTCCTGGTCATCCGCGCCGCCGGGTCGCTGGGCGTCGACCTGGTCGCGCTTCGCTGGGACTTCTCCTTCCCCATCGAGGTCAAGAGCTCGTCGGACCCCGTCATGCACTTCAGCAAGAGCCAGAGGCTGGTGGAGCAGGCGGACACCATGCTCGGCGAGTGCAAGCGCTGCCATCTGGTGCCCATCTACGCCTACCGCCTGAAGGGGTTCCGCGGCGATCCGTGGAGGGTCTTCACCATCCCCACGGACCACCAGTACAAGGGGAGGCACTCGGTCCTGTACAGGAGGCTGCCGAAGCTGGACGTGTCCAGCAGCGGGAACTACATAATGAGGTGGGAGGACGGCATGAAGCTGTCGGACTTCCTGCTTTACACCGGGATGTCAGACTACTCCAGCACGGACTGA
- a CDS encoding succinylglutamate desuccinylase: MIENVVSIKLPVDEELRVQKNRIAPEGVGPDAKRICIVTGTHGDELEGQLVCFELARFLKANMQHLKGIVDIYPALNPLGIDSITRGIPGFDLDMNRTFPGRKDGSMPEYIASEIFNDIAGADVCIDIHASNIFLREIPQIRINELTAEELVPLARYMNVDFVWVHSAATVLESTLAYSLNMVGTKTLVAEMGVGMRLTIEYGNQLSKGIISLMAHLGMWDGPVPYVREPIVSVDGKVEYINAAKGGIFVPRIEHWRGVRQGEHLGDIVSPMTGEVLVKVESPCDGLVFTLREYPVVDEGSLIARILRE, translated from the coding sequence ATGATCGAGAACGTCGTCTCTATCAAACTCCCCGTGGACGAGGAGCTCAGGGTTCAGAAGAACAGGATCGCGCCCGAGGGCGTCGGGCCTGATGCGAAGAGGATATGCATAGTCACCGGCACCCACGGCGACGAGCTGGAGGGGCAGCTGGTCTGCTTCGAGCTGGCCAGGTTCCTGAAGGCCAACATGCAGCATCTGAAGGGCATCGTGGATATCTATCCGGCGCTCAACCCGTTGGGCATAGACTCCATAACCAGGGGGATCCCCGGGTTCGACCTCGACATGAACAGGACCTTCCCGGGCAGGAAGGACGGTTCCATGCCGGAGTACATCGCCTCGGAGATCTTCAACGACATCGCGGGGGCGGACGTGTGCATCGACATCCACGCCAGCAACATCTTCCTCAGGGAGATACCCCAGATCAGGATCAACGAGCTCACGGCCGAGGAGCTCGTGCCCCTGGCCAGGTACATGAACGTCGACTTCGTGTGGGTCCACTCGGCTGCCACCGTCCTGGAGTCCACGCTCGCCTACTCGCTGAACATGGTCGGCACCAAGACCCTGGTCGCGGAGATGGGCGTCGGGATGAGGCTCACTATCGAGTACGGGAACCAGCTCAGCAAGGGCATCATCTCCCTGATGGCCCATCTAGGCATGTGGGACGGCCCTGTGCCCTACGTCAGGGAGCCGATAGTCTCCGTCGACGGCAAGGTGGAGTACATAAACGCAGCCAAGGGCGGCATCTTCGTCCCGCGCATCGAGCACTGGAGGGGCGTCCGCCAGGGGGAGCATCTCGGCGACATCGTCAGCCCCATGACGGGCGAGGTCCTCGTGAAGGTCGAATCGCCCTGCGACGGACTCGTCTTCACGCTCAGGGAGTACCCGGTCGTCGACGAGGGATCGCTCATCGCGAGGATACTGAGGGAGTGA
- a CDS encoding circularly permuted type 2 ATP-grasp protein has translation MDDLFKQTETVNSLLARYGVKFGIYKDGKFNEQLFPFDPIPRVISKEEFDYLEKGLRQRVDALNRFLADIYGEKRIIKDGVVPEEFVFTSSGFLKECDGIVPPKGIYSHISGIDLVQAKDGTWYVLEDNLRVPSGASYPLIARKFTRMASPATFKHYPVEDNRDYAQLLKRTMDNVNTGGINVILTPGRYNAAYFEHSYLAEQTGAVLVTGQDLTVEDNVVYYTDYHGDKQRVGAVYRRISDDYLDPMVFVEDSVIGVPHIMSAYRAGNVALINAPGNGIADDKGIYYFVPKMIKYYLGEEPILNNAPTYLPFYEEDREYVLENFDRLVIKDVAEAGGYGVVFGSKLDAEHKAALIDLIKREPRRFIAQEVIDFKDLDILEGDQRVFRKADLRAFVLTADETMVWRSGLTRFSRNPDSFIVNSSQGGGFKDTWVLSR, from the coding sequence ATGGACGATCTATTCAAGCAGACGGAGACGGTGAACAGTCTCCTGGCAAGGTACGGGGTCAAGTTCGGCATCTACAAGGACGGCAAGTTCAACGAGCAGCTCTTCCCCTTCGATCCCATCCCCAGGGTCATCTCCAAGGAGGAGTTCGACTACCTGGAGAAGGGGCTCAGGCAGAGGGTCGACGCCCTCAACCGCTTCCTGGCGGACATCTACGGCGAGAAGCGCATCATCAAGGACGGTGTCGTGCCGGAGGAGTTCGTGTTCACCTCCTCCGGGTTCCTTAAGGAGTGCGACGGTATAGTCCCGCCCAAGGGCATCTACAGCCACATATCCGGCATCGACCTGGTCCAGGCAAAGGACGGCACATGGTACGTCCTGGAGGACAACCTCAGGGTCCCCTCCGGCGCCTCCTACCCGCTCATCGCCAGGAAGTTCACCAGGATGGCCTCCCCGGCGACGTTCAAGCACTACCCTGTGGAGGACAACAGGGACTACGCCCAGCTCCTCAAGAGGACCATGGACAACGTCAACACCGGAGGCATCAACGTCATCCTCACCCCCGGCCGCTACAACGCCGCCTACTTCGAGCACTCGTACCTGGCTGAGCAGACCGGCGCGGTGCTGGTCACCGGCCAGGACCTGACCGTCGAGGACAACGTGGTCTACTACACCGACTACCACGGCGACAAGCAGAGGGTCGGAGCCGTCTACAGGAGGATCTCCGACGACTACCTGGACCCCATGGTCTTCGTGGAGGACTCCGTCATCGGGGTGCCCCACATCATGTCGGCCTACCGCGCCGGCAACGTGGCGCTGATCAACGCGCCCGGCAACGGCATCGCCGACGACAAGGGGATCTACTACTTCGTGCCCAAGATGATCAAGTACTACCTGGGCGAGGAGCCGATTCTGAACAACGCCCCCACGTACCTCCCGTTCTACGAGGAGGACAGGGAGTACGTCCTGGAGAACTTCGACAGGCTCGTGATCAAGGACGTCGCCGAGGCCGGAGGATACGGAGTGGTCTTCGGTAGCAAGCTTGACGCCGAGCACAAGGCGGCGCTGATAGACCTGATCAAGAGGGAGCCCAGGAGGTTCATAGCCCAGGAGGTCATCGACTTCAAGGACTTGGACATCCTGGAGGGCGACCAGAGGGTGTTCAGGAAGGCGGACCTGAGGGCGTTCGTCCTCACCGCCGACGAGACCATGGTCTGGAGGAGCGGGCTCACCAGGTTCTCCAGGAACCCCGACTCGTTCATTGTCAACTCGTCCCAGGGAGGCGGGTTCAAGGACACATGGGTCCTTTCGAGGTGA
- a CDS encoding transglutaminase family protein encodes MPDSPHTSGTDGFGNATIEGTVYDGHSSFSVSVQGTVEVPSAEPEGPVPESPALDDDGMVFKYQTQRTEPGPALLGFLASAPDCDCDDLSRAVGLMHRLHSKFVYEKGVTGPETTAEDAMALGRGVCQDYAQILISLLRSRGIPCRYVVGFTVGEGESHAWVEVLHEGTWYGLDPTGDTFVGPRHIKVSHGRDYDDCRINRGVFFGAHPVSQRVHANVSPVNDQEVSS; translated from the coding sequence ATGCCGGACTCCCCGCACACCTCGGGGACCGACGGTTTCGGCAACGCGACCATTGAGGGGACCGTCTACGACGGCCACTCCTCCTTCTCCGTGTCCGTCCAGGGGACGGTCGAGGTCCCTTCCGCGGAGCCCGAGGGTCCGGTGCCGGAGTCGCCCGCGCTGGACGACGACGGTATGGTTTTCAAGTACCAGACGCAGAGGACGGAGCCAGGGCCCGCTCTGCTGGGCTTCCTCGCATCGGCACCGGACTGCGACTGCGACGACCTGTCCCGCGCCGTCGGCCTGATGCACAGGCTCCATTCCAAATTCGTTTACGAGAAGGGCGTCACCGGCCCGGAGACCACCGCTGAGGATGCGATGGCCCTCGGGAGGGGGGTCTGCCAGGACTACGCCCAGATCCTCATCTCCCTGCTCAGGAGCAGGGGCATCCCGTGCAGGTACGTCGTCGGGTTCACCGTCGGCGAGGGCGAGAGCCATGCATGGGTGGAGGTCCTCCACGAGGGGACCTGGTACGGGCTGGACCCGACGGGGGACACATTCGTCGGCCCGCGCCACATCAAGGTGTCACACGGCAGGGACTACGATGACTGCCGCATTAACAGAGGGGTGTTCTTCGGTGCGCATCCGGTCTCCCAGAGGGTGCACGCCAACGTCTCCCCCGTCAACGACCAGGAGGTCAGCTCATGA
- a CDS encoding flavodoxin (An electron-transfer protein; flavodoxin binds one FMN molecule, which serves as a redox-active prosthetic group), with translation MTRKTLIAYFSATGNTVAGAKSMATATESDIYEIRPLLPYTIEDLDWTDRNGRSSIESDDVSSRPSIADPLEDMSQYDAVMLGFPIWWYVEPRIVDTFLDSHNIAGKTIVPFATSGGSGIDRAERSLKAGYLQVRWGKGRLLNHGDAAAWARDTLDIVYEYETQRPVCTYDM, from the coding sequence ATGACCAGAAAGACACTCATCGCGTACTTTTCCGCGACAGGCAACACTGTCGCGGGGGCCAAGTCGATGGCGACTGCCACGGAATCCGACATCTATGAGATCAGGCCTTTACTCCCCTACACCATCGAGGATCTTGACTGGACCGACAGGAACGGTCGCAGCTCGATAGAGTCCGATGACGTCTCCAGCCGCCCATCCATTGCAGATCCTTTGGAAGACATGTCGCAGTATGATGCTGTGATGCTAGGGTTCCCGATATGGTGGTACGTCGAACCCCGTATCGTCGACACCTTCCTGGACAGCCACAACATTGCCGGGAAGACCATCGTGCCGTTCGCCACCTCAGGCGGCAGCGGGATAGATAGGGCTGAAAGGAGTCTGAAGGCAGGGTACCTCCAAGTGAGATGGGGCAAGGGAAGACTTCTGAACCACGGTGATGCGGCGGCCTGGGCAAGGGACACGTTGGATATCGTGTATGAATACGAAACTCAGCGACCTGTCTGCACTTACGACATGTGA
- a CDS encoding succinylglutamate desuccinylase gives MERTVIYELESMYRDSFRVTGFRFGSGEKTMCVVGSMRGNEVQQLYCCSQLVDRLKTLEARGLINEGHSITVIPCVNPYSMNIGKRFWPTDNSDINRMFPGYDLGETTQRIADGLFKELIGYRYGVQFASYHAPGQFTPHVRMMRTGFESVEDAKVFALPYVVLVDPVPFDSGVLNYNWQIWETKAFSLYTQETSRIDRASALRVVDSVTRFLNRIGAISYDGKAGYIPDVIEESHLVSVQTREAGIFEPLVEVEAQVNAGDVIARVIDPYEGSVRQEIIAECDSVVFFRHSDPLVYADTVVFRLIPIGEFKIGSTENRF, from the coding sequence ATGGAGAGGACCGTGATTTATGAGCTGGAGTCGATGTACAGGGACTCCTTCCGCGTCACCGGGTTCAGGTTCGGATCCGGCGAGAAGACCATGTGCGTCGTGGGTTCTATGAGGGGCAACGAGGTGCAGCAGCTGTACTGCTGCTCCCAGTTGGTCGACAGGCTGAAGACGCTGGAGGCCAGGGGCCTGATCAACGAGGGGCACTCTATCACCGTCATACCGTGCGTGAACCCCTACTCGATGAACATAGGCAAGAGGTTCTGGCCGACTGACAACTCCGACATCAACAGGATGTTCCCGGGCTACGACCTGGGCGAGACCACCCAGAGGATCGCCGACGGCCTCTTCAAGGAGCTCATCGGCTACAGGTACGGGGTGCAGTTCGCCAGCTACCACGCCCCCGGCCAGTTCACACCCCACGTCAGGATGATGAGGACCGGGTTCGAGAGCGTCGAGGACGCCAAGGTCTTCGCGCTCCCCTACGTCGTCCTCGTCGACCCCGTCCCGTTCGACTCGGGAGTTCTGAACTACAACTGGCAGATATGGGAGACCAAGGCCTTCTCCCTCTACACCCAGGAGACCTCGAGGATTGACAGGGCGAGCGCACTGCGCGTGGTGGACAGCGTCACGAGGTTCCTCAACAGGATCGGGGCCATCTCCTACGACGGGAAGGCGGGGTACATCCCGGACGTCATCGAGGAGAGCCATCTCGTCAGCGTCCAGACCAGGGAGGCAGGCATTTTCGAGCCCCTGGTCGAGGTGGAGGCGCAGGTCAACGCCGGGGACGTCATCGCCAGGGTCATCGACCCCTATGAGGGATCCGTGAGGCAGGAGATCATCGCCGAGTGCGACAGCGTGGTTTTCTTCAGGCACTCCGACCCACTGGTCTATGCGGACACGGTGGTGTTCAGGCTCATCCCGATAGGCGAGTTCAAGATCGGCTCAACCGAGAACCGATTCTAA
- a CDS encoding Na+-dependent transporter: MPLLNILSDIKVWIAVAIILALIFGFGSPDASTIMMIALIAQMAVALDGIQFSRHDFGDYKKPIVLNILCCFIICTGFTLVTGLLFIDNQALWTGWVMLSAVPCAISVVPSALFLRADPKLAVLSLAVIYVVAIALTPIITHTLIGNSVNPLEVLRYILMFILIPFILTIPLKRLHLKQAPKTVFINLMMFILVFVGLGSRQEFVFSEPMVVLSLVVACIFRIFLVSIVLVYAMKKLKVNRTNGLNYVTFSYWKNSGMSASLTMGLFAATMPEAVLPCVVSLIVEAVWFAILTKAVDRLWPNEKTNDEILSEEIASQTI, translated from the coding sequence ATGCCGTTGCTGAACATCCTTTCGGACATCAAAGTCTGGATAGCGGTCGCCATAATCCTGGCCCTGATCTTCGGTTTCGGGAGTCCCGATGCCTCCACGATCATGATGATAGCGCTGATAGCGCAGATGGCCGTGGCTCTGGACGGTATCCAGTTCAGCAGGCACGACTTCGGGGACTACAAGAAGCCCATCGTCCTCAACATACTGTGCTGTTTCATCATCTGCACCGGGTTCACCCTGGTCACGGGTCTCTTGTTCATCGACAACCAGGCCCTCTGGACCGGCTGGGTCATGCTCTCCGCCGTCCCCTGCGCCATCTCCGTCGTCCCGTCCGCTCTCTTCCTCAGGGCAGACCCCAAACTGGCGGTGCTGTCCCTGGCCGTCATCTACGTCGTCGCCATCGCGCTCACCCCGATCATCACGCATACACTGATCGGCAACTCGGTCAATCCGCTCGAGGTCCTCAGGTACATCCTGATGTTCATCCTCATACCGTTCATCCTGACGATACCGCTGAAAAGGCTCCATCTCAAACAGGCTCCCAAGACGGTCTTCATCAACCTGATGATGTTCATCCTGGTGTTCGTGGGCCTGGGTTCCAGACAGGAGTTCGTCTTCTCGGAGCCTATGGTCGTCCTGAGCCTGGTCGTCGCCTGCATCTTCCGTATCTTCCTAGTCTCGATCGTCCTGGTCTACGCGATGAAGAAGCTGAAGGTGAACAGGACCAACGGCCTGAATTATGTGACCTTCTCTTATTGGAAGAATTCAGGGATGAGTGCTTCCCTGACCATGGGCCTGTTCGCCGCTACCATGCCCGAGGCGGTGCTTCCGTGCGTCGTATCCCTCATCGTGGAAGCAGTGTGGTTCGCGATCCTGACGAAGGCCGTAGACAGACTGTGGCCCAATGAAAAGACGAACGATGAAATCCTCTCAGAAGAGATTGCATCCCAAACCATCTGA
- a CDS encoding alpha/beta fold hydrolase yields the protein MRVTTNGVSIYYEVRGKKGPALIMLHGNGEDHRIFDRAVDYLEQVFTVYLVDTRGHGESSPVREYHYQDMVDDLSEFIRKLKLERPAVCGFSDGAIVGLMFASQNPGVLSHLIACGANTRPETLGGLKMALDRIGDPGKKDPKVRLMLTEPDISAEDLARIDVPVTVVAGSRDCVKRSDTEFIAGSVPGAELVIMGRADHSSYIVHSTRIVDVVFKAMGVDTSAIAFVDRYRAGPIADP from the coding sequence ATGCGCGTTACGACCAACGGCGTCTCCATCTACTACGAGGTGCGCGGGAAGAAGGGCCCTGCCCTGATCATGCTCCACGGCAACGGGGAGGACCACAGGATCTTCGACCGTGCCGTCGATTACCTCGAGCAGGTCTTCACCGTCTATCTCGTGGATACTCGCGGCCACGGAGAGAGCTCCCCGGTCAGGGAGTACCACTACCAGGACATGGTGGACGACCTCTCCGAGTTCATCCGGAAGCTGAAGCTGGAGAGGCCCGCGGTGTGCGGGTTCAGCGACGGGGCGATCGTCGGGCTGATGTTCGCTTCACAGAACCCGGGCGTCCTGTCGCATCTCATCGCATGCGGCGCCAACACGAGACCAGAGACCCTCGGCGGTCTCAAGATGGCCCTGGACCGGATCGGTGATCCGGGGAAGAAGGACCCCAAGGTCCGTCTCATGCTCACGGAGCCCGACATATCCGCCGAGGACCTGGCAAGGATAGATGTCCCAGTCACGGTGGTCGCAGGCAGCAGGGACTGCGTGAAGAGGAGCGACACCGAGTTCATCGCAGGCTCCGTTCCCGGAGCGGAACTGGTTATAATGGGTCGCGCCGACCACTCCAGCTACATCGTCCACAGCACCAGGATCGTCGATGTGGTGTTCAAGGCCATGGGCGTCGACACCTCCGCCATCGCATTCGTAGACCGTTACCGAGCAGGACCGATAGCGGATCCGTAG
- a CDS encoding serine protease, with the protein MFADACQKVAEFVRPVVVSIRQYDGQVKTQCGTFMVLNRDGWIVTAGHIYDSFMKYQTDQNKLKEIRELNESRSTRPGAPSMEVKPDPTYITNHSFWWGWDGVRLNNVFVNRQVDIAVGRLEPFDPSWVSEYPVLKDPAHVRQGTSLCRMGFPFADGQIQSNFDESANAFRIPKFPFRDLLFPNEGIHTRTINRGMSKDGLFELLYVETSTPGLTGQSGGPIFDREGHIYAMQTETAFLRLGLHPTAEYDGTTVVENQFLNVGRGVHVKTIRDVLDYRKIRYDAEGDETGFRIID; encoded by the coding sequence ATGTTCGCTGACGCCTGCCAGAAGGTCGCCGAGTTCGTGAGGCCGGTCGTGGTATCCATACGCCAGTACGACGGCCAGGTGAAGACCCAGTGCGGGACGTTCATGGTCCTGAACCGCGACGGCTGGATCGTCACCGCCGGGCACATCTACGACTCGTTCATGAAGTACCAGACCGACCAGAACAAGCTCAAGGAGATCAGGGAGCTGAACGAGTCCAGGAGCACCCGTCCCGGAGCTCCCAGCATGGAGGTGAAACCGGACCCCACCTACATCACCAACCACTCGTTCTGGTGGGGATGGGACGGAGTCAGGCTGAACAACGTCTTCGTCAACAGGCAGGTCGACATAGCGGTCGGAAGGCTGGAGCCCTTCGACCCCTCGTGGGTCAGCGAGTACCCCGTGCTGAAAGACCCCGCGCATGTCAGGCAGGGCACGAGCCTGTGCAGGATGGGCTTCCCGTTCGCCGACGGACAGATCCAGAGCAACTTCGACGAGTCCGCCAACGCGTTCAGGATCCCCAAGTTCCCGTTCCGCGACCTCCTGTTCCCGAACGAGGGCATCCACACCCGCACCATAAACCGCGGGATGTCCAAGGACGGGCTCTTCGAGCTCCTCTACGTGGAGACGTCCACCCCCGGCCTGACCGGCCAGTCAGGAGGGCCAATCTTCGACAGGGAGGGGCACATATACGCGATGCAGACCGAGACCGCCTTCCTAAGGCTCGGCCTCCATCCCACAGCGGAGTACGACGGCACCACCGTGGTGGAGAACCAGTTCCTCAACGTGGGTCGCGGCGTTCACGTGAAGACGATCCGCGACGTGCTCGACTACAGGAAGATAAGGTACGACGCCGAGGGCGACGAGACCGGATTCAGGATAATAGATTAA
- a CDS encoding DEAD/DEAH box helicase family protein: MQGLFCPGCKSLLAPGSNRCMRCGMTADGLVTSNQSSLSSIQERRAPEPRLVQSENRDAPYMPYEPRGCQLDIICDIRSFLDEGRHVVIESGTGTGKTIVSLAASLQHAKATGKKIVYVVRTITQTDAVMKELRAISRIKSVSGIALTGRNKSCPLFRGTSGFEQIPSNVLSMMCEDRRNKSIKGQAGGCRFYDRLKTEIDNIERYCRENIPSSDDLDRFCEKLGVCPYEAKKLLLKKVDVIAAPYIQILNPDIRESLMANMDLSGDPRGMMVIVDEAHNFLDAARGSETFVIDKQMVDNAIDECPTYRDPTVWEEVRLDTFLNFFKVCIRAAATEKLGFNEHDYVFTDDFIEDKMMAKFGMSRSDLESAVERALDLGEARTERLIDSGENRTSYVEDLAVKMKAWFSSGSDRFVRSIKTDKDGEYLVATCIDPSEISRFLNTVPGTLHMSGTLKPLDQYARVLGLGNNPKFRTYPSPFPAENKLVVYARNVTTKYDAMREDPGMQNRIERMIVDICDAVEKNILVMFTSYNYMRSMRPYLERHIDRPKYWEESGNQRRTAESLARFKSGHNGVFFSVLGGSVAEGIDFPGDELSVTIIVGIPFPPPSKELKAMSDRYDQRYGQGKGWLYTSQVPAVRKINQATGRLIRMEDDRGVAVILDHRASRFAKDIGAVPTDDPVADVIRFFSSASSRRST; this comes from the coding sequence ATGCAAGGACTGTTCTGCCCCGGATGCAAGAGCCTTCTGGCCCCTGGCTCGAACCGCTGCATGAGATGCGGGATGACCGCCGACGGACTGGTTACCAGCAACCAGTCCAGCCTGAGCAGCATCCAGGAGAGGAGGGCTCCCGAGCCCAGGCTGGTGCAGTCCGAGAACCGCGACGCCCCCTACATGCCGTACGAGCCCAGGGGGTGTCAGCTGGACATTATCTGCGACATCCGCTCTTTCCTCGACGAGGGCCGCCACGTCGTCATAGAGTCCGGCACCGGAACGGGCAAGACCATAGTCTCGCTCGCCGCCTCCCTGCAGCACGCAAAGGCCACCGGCAAGAAGATCGTCTACGTCGTCCGCACGATCACCCAGACCGACGCCGTGATGAAGGAGCTCCGCGCCATCTCGAGGATCAAGAGCGTGTCCGGGATAGCGCTAACGGGCAGGAACAAGTCTTGCCCCCTGTTCAGGGGGACGTCCGGTTTCGAGCAGATACCCTCGAACGTCCTCTCCATGATGTGCGAGGACCGCAGGAACAAGAGCATCAAGGGCCAAGCGGGCGGCTGCAGGTTCTACGACCGTCTGAAGACGGAGATCGACAACATCGAGAGGTACTGCAGGGAGAACATCCCGTCGTCCGACGACCTGGACAGGTTCTGCGAGAAGCTGGGGGTCTGCCCCTATGAGGCGAAGAAGCTCCTGCTGAAGAAGGTTGATGTCATCGCGGCCCCGTACATACAGATCCTCAACCCCGACATCAGGGAGAGCCTCATGGCCAACATGGACCTGAGCGGCGACCCCCGCGGGATGATGGTCATCGTCGACGAGGCCCACAACTTCCTCGACGCGGCCAGAGGCAGCGAGACGTTCGTCATCGACAAGCAGATGGTCGACAACGCCATCGACGAATGCCCGACCTACAGGGACCCCACCGTATGGGAGGAGGTCCGTCTGGACACCTTCCTGAACTTCTTCAAGGTGTGCATCCGTGCGGCTGCGACCGAGAAGCTCGGCTTCAACGAACACGACTACGTATTCACGGACGACTTCATCGAGGACAAGATGATGGCGAAGTTCGGGATGTCCCGCTCCGACCTGGAATCCGCCGTCGAGAGGGCCCTCGACCTCGGGGAGGCGAGGACGGAGAGGCTCATCGACAGTGGGGAGAACAGGACCTCGTACGTCGAGGACCTGGCAGTCAAGATGAAGGCATGGTTCTCCTCCGGCTCCGACCGGTTCGTCAGGTCGATCAAGACCGACAAGGACGGCGAGTACCTGGTCGCCACATGCATCGACCCCTCCGAGATCTCTCGCTTCCTCAACACTGTCCCCGGCACGCTCCACATGTCGGGCACCCTGAAGCCGCTCGACCAGTACGCCAGGGTACTCGGCCTCGGCAACAACCCGAAGTTCAGGACCTATCCTTCACCGTTCCCGGCAGAGAACAAGCTTGTGGTCTACGCCAGGAACGTCACCACCAAGTACGACGCGATGAGGGAGGACCCCGGGATGCAGAACCGCATCGAGAGGATGATAGTGGACATCTGCGACGCCGTCGAGAAGAACATCCTGGTGATGTTCACGTCGTACAACTACATGCGCAGCATGCGCCCATACCTGGAGAGGCACATCGACCGCCCCAAGTACTGGGAGGAGTCCGGGAACCAACGCAGGACGGCAGAGAGCCTCGCGAGGTTCAAGTCTGGCCACAACGGGGTTTTCTTCTCGGTCCTCGGGGGATCCGTCGCGGAGGGCATCGACTTCCCCGGAGACGAGCTGTCAGTCACCATCATCGTCGGCATCCCGTTCCCCCCTCCGTCCAAGGAGCTCAAGGCCATGAGCGACCGCTACGACCAGAGGTACGGACAAGGGAAGGGATGGCTGTACACCAGCCAGGTCCCCGCCGTCAGGAAGATCAACCAGGCCACGGGAAGGCTTATCAGGATGGAGGACGACAGAGGCGTCGCCGTCATACTGGACCACAGGGCCTCCAGGTTCGCCAAGGACATAGGCGCGGTCCCGACCGACGACCCCGTCGCGGATGTCATCAGGTTCTTCAGCTCGGCCTCGTCCCGCAGGTCGACATAA